The genome window TGGAGAAGAGCCAGTCGATCGACCCCGCCTCGCTGCGGCTGATCGCCCTCGTCGACGATGTCATCCCCGCACGGCTCCCCGCCCTCGCGCTCCTGGCCGCTTCGGGATCGCTGCAGAAGAGCGACCTGCGTTCGGTGTTCCGGCTGAACAAGCCCGCAGTCCAGGCCTACGCGGCCAGGATTGCCGCGAAGTCTTTTGCCGATGACCCGGAGATCCACTCTCTGCTGATCGCGACCCCTCCGGCCGACTTGGACGGCGCCACGCGGATGAGCGTCGCGCTCGCTCTCGGGGCCTACCCGATCGATGACGCCTCCCTCGACTGGATGGCCGCGGCGCTGGCCGCCGTTCCGGACGACGCCTGGCTGACGACCGCCATTGCCACCTCGGTCCCGAAGGACGGTGCGAAGCTGGCCCTTCGCTACTGGAAGCACGCCTCCGAAAGCGGCGCAGACGTATCAGCTGACGAGAAACGGCAGATCCGCGAGCTCTTCTCGCTGGCGGCGACGCAGGCGGATCGGGAAGCGCTCAAGGCGCTCGTACAGCAGGTCGCCTCGTCCGCCGCGCGCCAGGACAAATCTGAGCGGCCTCCGGTCGCGCTCGAGGGAGTCGCCCGCGGTCTCAAGACTCGCGGCGAACGGATCGCGCCGCTTCTCGGCGAACTGTCGCCTGAGAGCGCGAAGGTCATTCGGAGCCTGTTCGAGGCGGCGGGCACGGTCGCTCAGTCTGACGCAGCGCCGCTGGCCCGCCGGATCGACGCGCTGAAGCTCGTGGGCTTCGCCCCGCCGGAGATGATCGCCCCGGCCGTCAGTCCGCTGCTCGTCGCGTCCGAGAACAGTCTCGTCGCTGCGGCGATTGAAGCCCTCGGGGCGAGTGACGACGCCAAGGTGCCTGAACTGCTCCTGACCGACTATGGCCGTCGCTCGCCTGCACTGCGGTCCGTGATTCTCGGCCAGCTCCTGACGTCCGAGCCGCGGGTCACCGCGCTCGTCACGGCGATGGAAGCGGGAACCGTCTCGCTTCGTGAACTCGACAGCGGCCGGCTCACGGTCCTGCAGCGGCAGAAGGCTCCGGCGCTCAAGGAGCGGATTGCGAAGCTGGTTCAAGCGGCCGCGCCGGCGGACCGATCGCAGGTGCTGGCGGAGTATCAACCGGTCCTCAAGATGAAGGGGGACCCGCTTGTGGGGCGGGAGGTGTTTGCCAAGAACTGTGTTACCTGCCACAAGATCGGTGATCTGGGCGTCAACGTGGCTCCGGACATTGCCGATTCCCGGGTGAAGACGCCGGTGCAGTTGTTGACCGACATCCTCGATCCCAACAAGGCGATCGACAACAACTACTTCAGTTACACGGTCATTGACCAGTCGGGGCAGATCTATACGGGGATCCTCTCGGCCGAGACGGCGTCGTCGGTGACTCTGAAGCAGCCGGAGAACAAGACGGTTTCGATTCTTCGTTCTGACATCGACGAGATCCGTTCGAACGGTGTGTCGTTGATGCCGGTGGGGTTGGAGAAGTCGATTCCGCCGGAGCGGATGGCCGATTTGATTTCGTTCATCAAGAACTGGCGTTATCTGGACGGTCAGGTCCCGAAAGACGTCATCCGATGACGAGCGGCGCGCCGTCAACCGGGTCCAGGGGGTACCCCTGGTGGGGGATGCAAGGGGGTCACACCCCCTTGCCCGCCGGAGGCCTGGCCGTCGAGAGATGTCTGAAGGAGAGCGTGTCCAAACGCGGACAGCGTGCCGGATGTCCCCTCACCAGCCAGCGGGGATTGCAAAGCGAGCTGTGTGGTTGGTGTAAGTCCTCAGCACTGGCACCACAAAGCGGACATCCGTTGTGTCCCACGGTTCCGCGACGAAAATGCCTCCGGCGGCAAGGGGGCGTGGCCCCCTTGACCCCAGGCTGCCGTGGCACGTTGGGTTTGAAGTGACATAGCCGTGCCGGCAAGGACGCGGTTCGAGCCAGGTCCGGAGCGGATGCTCCGGTGGCTTCCTGATAGAGTGAGGTCTGGAATCGAGGCCACAGGAAAAGTCCCATGAAACCAGACCGCGCCGGTCGCATCGCATCCTCAGGCCTGCCGCGCGGAGCCCGCTCGCTCCTCAGCGCAATCCTCCTCCTCGGCCTCCTCGCCCCCGCACGGGCAGACGACCCGTCACCTCTCAAACTCTTCGAGAAAGAACTCGTCGACGTCATCGCCCGGACCGAACGCTCAGTCGTCAGCATCGCCCGCGTCTCCACCAAAGCGGACGCCGGCGGAGAACGGAACTCCGACCAGCTCGACCCCTTCGGACCACGCCGCGACAACGATCCCACCAGCCCCGCCTACATCCCGGCCGACTTCGGCTCCGGCGTCATCCTGGCGCGGGAAAAGGACAAATCAGCCCGCTTCGTCCTCACCAATCGCCACGTCGTCGTCGGAACCCGCCGCGGCGAAGCCAAGGTCGACGAACGCACGCGGTTCTTCGTCCGGCTCGCGTCGCAGCGAGTCCTGGAAGCCCGCGTCATCGCCGCCGATCCC of Planctomyces sp. SH-PL14 contains these proteins:
- a CDS encoding PVC-type heme-binding CxxCH protein, whose product is MLLRWCLVFSLCAFASGRQSLRAAEPVKGPIEPEASLQYLEVDPGLTVELVAAEPDVVDPVAAAFDEHGQLWVVEMTDYPNGPPEGGPPLSRIRVLSPLKDQPGRFGNARTFADKLLFANGLLHWQGGVIVTMDAGIHYLKDEDGDGIADRKEAWFTGFVKGNPQLRCNHPTLGLDGRIYVANGLRGGSIAANKEKWGKESAPISISGMDFCFDPYTGEGEAVSGLGQFGLAFDDYGNRFVCSNRNPCRHIVLEDRDIKRNPNLVVTSVMEEVSAPAEKSHIYAISRPWTTSTQHAGQFTAACGLSIFRGDALPAAYYGNSFTCEPTANVVHRDILEPCGATFRAIESTEQREFLASRDEWFRPVYTFSGPDGALYVCDMYRAVIEHPEYMPEELKTRPDLTLGNDRGRIYRVVDTRVVKARKPGSREPVLNHPSAWQRETAHRQIVEKSQSIDPASLRLIALVDDVIPARLPALALLAASGSLQKSDLRSVFRLNKPAVQAYAARIAAKSFADDPEIHSLLIATPPADLDGATRMSVALALGAYPIDDASLDWMAAALAAVPDDAWLTTAIATSVPKDGAKLALRYWKHASESGADVSADEKRQIRELFSLAATQADREALKALVQQVASSAARQDKSERPPVALEGVARGLKTRGERIAPLLGELSPESAKVIRSLFEAAGTVAQSDAAPLARRIDALKLVGFAPPEMIAPAVSPLLVASENSLVAAAIEALGASDDAKVPELLLTDYGRRSPALRSVILGQLLTSEPRVTALVTAMEAGTVSLRELDSGRLTVLQRQKAPALKERIAKLVQAAAPADRSQVLAEYQPVLKMKGDPLVGREVFAKNCVTCHKIGDLGVNVAPDIADSRVKTPVQLLTDILDPNKAIDNNYFSYTVIDQSGQIYTGILSAETASSVTLKQPENKTVSILRSDIDEIRSNGVSLMPVGLEKSIPPERMADLISFIKNWRYLDGQVPKDVIR